From the genome of Mycobacterium kansasii ATCC 12478:
ATGAGCGAGCTCGCCGCCCCGGGCAATGTGCCCAGCCTCGACGAGGTACGCGACAAGATCGAACGCCGCTACGCCACCGCGCTTGGTCAGGCCGAGCTTGCGCAATCGTCGGTGCAGGGCCGCATGCTCGAGGTCCAGCAAGCCGGCATCCAGATGGCCGGTCATTCCCGGCTGGAGCAGATCCGGGCGTCGATGCGCGGAGAAGCCCTGCCGGCCGGCGGTACCGCCGGTCCCGGAGCCACCCCGGCCACACCCGCCGCCGAGGGCGGCGGACAGATTACCGAGAAACCGTTCGGCCAGTAAGGGCATCTGATGGCGGTCAAATCGGCTCAGCGCGGGCGGCGGCGTGCGTTGCTGCAGCGCTGGCTCGACATGATCGCCGAGATCTTCGACCTCGCCGCGCGGAAGATCAGCGCCGCCACCGATCCGCGGGCCCGATTGCTTCGCCGCCGCCGCCGTGCGCTGCGCTGGGCGTTGATATTCAGCGCCGGATGCGTGTTCTGGGCTGCGGTGACGGCGGTGCTGGCGGCCTGGGGCTGGTTCGCGCTGCTGCTGCAGATCACCGGAGCGATCGCGGTGGTTCAGGTCATCCCCGCGACGCTGCTGTTCTTCCGCTATCGCTGGTTGCGCGCGGAGCCGCTGCCGACGCCGCGGCCGGCTAACACCCGCCGGTTACCCCCGCCCGGTTCGGCGGCCCGGCCCGCGATGTCGGCGTTGGGTGCCTCCGAGCGCGGATTCTTCTCGTTGTTGGGTGTGATCGAGCGGGGCGCGATGCTGCCGGCCGACGAGATCGCTGACTTGACGGCCGCTGCCAACCAGACCTCGGCGGCGATGGCGGCGACGGCGGCCGAAGTGGTGTCGATGGAGCGGGCGGCGCACTATTCGGAATCGTCGCGGTCGCATCTGGTGCCCACCATCAACGCGTTCACCGCGCAGCTCAGCGCCGGCGTCCGTCAGTACAACGAAATGGTCACCGCCGCAGCGCAATTGGTCTCATCGGCCAATGGTGGTGCGGTGGGTGAGCCGGGATCGCAACAGCGCTACCGCGAGGAGCTGGCCGGTGCCACCGATCGTCTGGTCGGTTGGGCACAGGCGTTCGACGAACT
Proteins encoded in this window:
- the pspM gene encoding phage shock envelope stress response protein PspM, encoding MAVKSAQRGRRRALLQRWLDMIAEIFDLAARKISAATDPRARLLRRRRRALRWALIFSAGCVFWAAVTAVLAAWGWFALLLQITGAIAVVQVIPATLLFFRYRWLRAEPLPTPRPANTRRLPPPGSAARPAMSALGASERGFFSLLGVIERGAMLPADEIADLTAAANQTSAAMAATAAEVVSMERAAHYSESSRSHLVPTINAFTAQLSAGVRQYNEMVTAAAQLVSSANGGAVGEPGSQQRYREELAGATDRLVGWAQAFDELGGLPRR